The Camelina sativa cultivar DH55 unplaced genomic scaffold, Cs unpScaffold00507, whole genome shotgun sequence genome includes a window with the following:
- the LOC104773268 gene encoding putative nuclease HARBI1, with protein sequence MSSWSSDQEVDDMVEEEVDSIVEEIQNHWTQSEDPQLPVFRRVHINRDREGGHNRLWNDYFSENPTYTQGMFRRRFRMNKPLFLHIVNSIEHGVPYFKQRRDATGRLGLSALQKCTAAIRMMAYGSAADMMDEYLRLADTTAHKCLEEFVSGVINLFGEEYLRRPTAEDLQRLLNIGEYRGFPGMIGSIDCMHWKWKNCPTAWKGQYSRGSGKPTIVLEAVASQDLWIWHAFFGPPGTLNDINVLDRSPVFDDILEGRAPRITYVVNGWQYKMAYYLTDGIYPKWATFIQSITLPQGQKNQLFARYQEACRKDVERAFGVLQARFAIVKNPALFLDKAKIGKIMRACIILHNMIVEDERHEYSFYDPSEFYQGEGSGTSHVDLSYSTDRPTNLHNIMTMRNDVRDPKMHDRLQKDLIEHIWQKFGATQQ encoded by the coding sequence ATGTCAAGTTGGAGTTCtgatcaagaagttgatgataTGGTAGAGGAAGAAGTTGACAGTATAGTGGAGGAAATTCAGAACCATTGGACTCAATCGGAAGATCCACAATTACCAGTTTTCAGAAGAGTGCACATTAATAGAGACCGAGAAGGAGGCCACAATCGgttatggaatgattattttagtgagaaTCCCACTTACACTCAAGGTATGTTTCGCCGTCgatttagaatgaacaaaccgTTATTCTTGCATATTGTTAATAGTATTGAACATGGGGTCCCTTACTTCAAACAAAGACGAGATGCAACTGGAAGGCTCGGTCTTTctgcacttcaaaaatgtacggcagcaattcgtatgatggcatacGGAAGTGCAGCAGATATGATGGACGAATATCTACGACTTGCTGACACCACTGCGCACAAATGCCTTGAAGAATTTGTTAGCGGAGTTATAAATCTTTTCGGAGAAGAGTACCTCAGAAGGCCTACAGCGGAAGACCTCCAACGATTACTGAATATTGGAGAATATCGTGGTTTTCCCGGAATGATAgggagcatagattgtatgcattggaagtggaagaattgtccgaCGGCATGGAAAGGACAGTATTCACGTGGATCTGGAAAACCGACAATCGTACTAGAGGCTGTGGCATCgcaagatttatggatttggcacgcTTTTTTCGGACCACCAGGTacattaaatgatatcaatgttttggacCGCTCACCAGTGTTCGATGATATACTAGAGGGTCGAGCTCCTAGAATTACCTACGTTGTCAATGGATGGCAATACAAAATGGCGTACTATCTCACTGACGGTATCTATCCAAAATGggcaactttcatccaatcaattACACTTCCACAAGGTCAAAAAAACCAACTCTTTGCTAGATATCAAGAAGCATGTCgaaaagatgtagagcgtgcatttggagtttTGCAGGCTCGATTTGCAATCGTAAAGAATCCCGCACTTTTTTTGGATAAAGCAAAAATAGGCAAGATAATGAGAGCTTGTATAAtattgcataacatgatagtggaagacgaacgacatgaaTATAGTTTCTACGATCCATCAGAGTTTTATCAAGGAGAAGGAAGCGGAACTTCTCATGTGGATTTATCATATTCAACAGATAGGCCAACGAATCTCCATAATATAATGACCATGCGAAATGACGTTCGGGATCCAAAAATGCATGACCGCCTTCAAAAAGACTTGATTGAacatatctggcaaaaatttggtgcaacccaACAATAG